A single Cucumis melo cultivar AY chromosome 4, USDA_Cmelo_AY_1.0, whole genome shotgun sequence DNA region contains:
- the LOC127148936 gene encoding uncharacterized protein LOC127148936 produces the protein MAVRTMSPLSVACPGRFRLDPLETFLRSLTLAVLVSIKSSGDMFNPGLYIGGKSKKKGEEEEVAAVHNPFVPPPSVTDRPRRCSSSPSATLEIGKEDEVSGNIGSGSMFASVCSWSVWIVGKAVNNFLKKMGISLHFHP, from the exons ATGGCAGTACGAACTATGTCCCCACTATCTGTGGCATGTCCTGGACGTTTCCGCTTAGACCCGCTTGAAACATTCCTACGTTCACTGACCCTAGCGGTTCTTGTTTCCATCAAATCATCAGGCGACATGTTCAATCCCGGACTGTACATTGGCGGAAAGTCT aaaaagaaaggagaagaagaagaagtcgccgCCGTTCATAatccttttgttccgccgccgtctgtcaccgaccgccctcgccgttgttcctcgtcgccgtctgccactttag AAATAGGAAAGGAAGATGAAGTATCGGGAAATATTGGTTCTGGTTCTATGTTTGCTTCGGTTTGTTCTTGGAGCG TATGGATTGTTGGAAAGGCAGTGAAtaatttcttaaagaaaatggGAATATCATTACATTTTCACCCATAG